ACATGTCATTGATTAGAGCTCTGAGGTCAATACGAGCTTTCACCTTAGGGCAACAGAGCCCACTGCTGTGCGCCATGGAAACAACTCCTCTGCCCTGCACTTTCATACACTGACATTATATATCAATGATGATGGAAGTATGACAACCTAAACATGACACTTTCACAGCCTCTGAAAGCatgacttttttcctttttgatacaATGCTGTGTGATACATTCAGtgacctgtaaaataaaatcaaaataacaagaaaaataGAAAGGAACATAGCAATAATTGAAAAAGTATCAAAGTAGCAAATAAGGCATATGTATTGCCTGGCTAATACTGACTTTTTCCTCTTTAGGGAACAGATtggatttttacttttatatggTTAAGAAAGGGATTACATACTTTATGAAAAGTTTGTGAAGCCCCATAATGATGAGGATGACTTTTCAAACTTTCGGttacataatgtgtgtgtgccattGTTCATGTTCATGCTTCACAGCAGAAATGATAAAAGGTGAGAGGTCGTTTTCAACACAAAGGTCCCACTGCTTTCGTCTAATAAAGGGGGTCGGATTCTCATACTTAGCTCTGCACATCCTCACTACCTTCCTctcactctgtgtgttttctatctccacagtgctatGTTCAGACAGAGTGGGCCAGATGACGAAGACATACAATGACATCGATGCTGTCACACGTCTGTTAGAGGAGGTGAGACGGCCTATTTCTTCTGTTCCATGATGATTCAAAGCTGTATTTTTGTTAAGTGCAACAGACAGGAGGTTTCACTGTAGATTTGCccaaatgaaatgtgtttgtggtgtgaacAGTGGAAAACTGTGATCAAATACACAGGAAAATACAGAAAGTGGTTGGTCTAACTTTACCAACAGTGGCTGAACCTCCACCCCAACGGGACACCAACAAGAACACATGTAGTTTACCAATGTTGTATTGTGGAATTTTAGGGTATTGATGCTATGCTTACAATCTATCTCCTCTACccaatagaaagagagagatatggaGTTGGCGGCAAGAATCGGCCAGTCGCTTCTTAAGAAGAACCGGACTCTGACGGAGCAGAATGACTATCTGGAGGAGCAAGTGGCACAAATCACAGAAGAGGTCTGCTCAAACATACCTCAAGCTCCACTTAGTAGCTTTTATCTGGAGCTTTCAAATGAATCACGGTCTTCATCCTTAACAACAATGTCAACAGTTTATCTCCATCACAGGTGAACAAAATCCTCCTCTGATGAAGACTGTGTCATACAATTGGAAGCCCCTAAAAAAGCTAGTGAAGTGGACCTatatattgtaaagtaaagcGTTATGAAAAACCAATTGTACAATGGATTAAGATATGATTTGAAATCCTTTCACacaacatacatgcatgcagagCATAGGGGGCTGCAGGAGCTCAGTCTGTGGGGACGTGgcttgggaaccagagggtcaccggttcaagtccccatacgggcCAAGTAGGATGTGTGGACTGATAGCTAGAGAGGTGCCAGGATTAGGGGTAGAGGTTCCCCCTTGCCCCTGAGCAGGGCACCAAACTCCCAGTTGGTCACCAATCCATGGGCAGCCACCTTGCTCTGACACTCTCCATTTTATCCATGCATATGTGTTttttgggcctgtgtgtgtgtgaattttccCTTTTGAGTATTGAAaaagcatttctttttcttcttcttcatacaCACAATCAGATAGAGACATATACGAGTGTTGAACGTTATCCGTCCTCTTCCAGGTGGCCCAGCTGCACCATGAGCTGAACCTGAAGGATGAGCTGCTGCAGTTTTACACCAACGCAGCCGAGGAGAGCGAGGACGAGTCCAGCACTTCCCCGACGTTAGCATCCTTACTTTGTTACTTAATATCACTGCTACGATCTGACAAAACTTATTTCATACTTTACAATTTACACATTTTAGAGACGCAAAAGCAGAAGTAAAATAAGAGTCCTGAACATGAATTCTTATAAAATAAGAGAGCGCTCTCTATCTTTCCAAAGGGGTAAGAAAAGTAAAGTGGACAGTGCTTTGGGAGGCTTTTTGAGTGACACCCTCCAGAGGAAACTCAAGGATCTGGAAGAGGAGAACCTCTCCCTCCGCTCAGAGGTATCTCCACACGCACCGACACTATGTAAGAAACTGAAGATTCTGGGATTATAcagcatatatgtatatattcatCATGCGTGTATTTACGCAGGCACACCACCTGAAATCAGAGACGGAAACTTATGAAGAAAAGGAGCAACAGCTTGTCAATGACTGTGTGAAAGAGCTCCGTACGTTATTTTTCTCACACTGACCTTCATTCATCTGTTTTATTAAGCCTCCCTGTCTCTTCTTTTAGTCCCGTCTAAACTTTTCCCTTTCGCTCTATCAGGGTTGTCCAGTCTCCAAATCTCTACCATAGCGGAGGAATTGGCTCGTAAGACTGAGGACGCTTCCCGCCAGCAAGAAGAGATCACGCACCTGCTCTCTCAGATAGTGGACCTGCAAAAGAAAGCCAAATCTgtgagcacacacagacacgtagAGCAGTAGTAGGGTGCACATCCGCATTGGTGGGGTGCAGGGCAAAAAAGTGGTTGGGTACAACTGAAAATAATGAGATTCCCACACTCTGCTAATTCTCCCGGCCGGGTCTTTCTCAGgccagcacacacagacagtcacATGAACCCTTTTCAACTCAAAGCTGACTGTTATCGCGCTCTGCTCCTTTAGCTAattcaagcctgtgtgtgtgttcctagTATGCCGTGGAGAACGAGGAGCTTTCTCAACACCTGGTGGCCGCTAAAGATGCCCAAAGGCAGCTTACAGCAGAGGTAACTTCCACATCACTGCTCTGTCTTGATTTCCTTTCTTGCCAAGCTATTACCAGACAGTTTGACTTTAATTCCAAAACTTAATGTCACTGTCTACAATGACCAGCTCCAGGAGTTGGACGGGAAGTATTTGGAGTGCATAGAGATGCTGCATGAAGCCCAGGAGGAGCTGAAGAACCTGCGGAACAGAAACTTCCCTGCAGGAACCCCTCGACGCTGCCATCCTCTGGGACTGTACCCCATggtgagacagtgtgtgtgcttgtctaggtgtgtgtgcatgccgtCCATTCTTTCATGAAAAGGGTTTGCACTACTCCACTTGCAACTACACACTACTACACACTTTGcaaacttgttgttgttgtcctgttgtcctgaaaacacttgggaacacatttctgctgctctaCATAACTGGCACCACTATGCTACCGCCTGACTTTTGCACTATTACATTGACTGTCgactgtatgcataattgcacatttttaactcaaattttgctgcttttattttcctcattgtatatgtcttcttattttacttgaatgttacgtttgtctgtggaccttattggttaaaaatgtcttgtcttcaccgtgggagagagggaaacgcaatttcgatctctttgtatgttttgacatgtgaagaaattgacaataaagcagactttgacctttgacctttgtgTCGCAGGACTCTCTGGCAGCTGAGATTGAGGGAACAATGAGGAAGGAGTTGAGTCAGGAGGACCCGGAGTGCGAGGAACAGAAGTACGTATATGTGTACTTTAAAAGCTAAGATGGCACAcatgacagaaaaataaaacacagcagTAACAGCATACTGTGTTAGCTAATTCTCTTGTGTGTGGTTGGGCGCAGAATCCATCGCAAGCGCGTTTTTGAGACGGTCAAGAATGTCAACCAGACAGTCCGTCAGCGTTCCCTGACCCCGACCAACGCCAACATCCCGGGCTCCAACCAGTCTCTGTCCGCCCGTACGTCGCCCCAGTCCAGCGGCCTCACCACACCTCACTCCAGCATGTACGGCGGGGACATCAGCGGAGACAGCGTCGCCCTTGACAACCGAACGCAGAGCATGCTGATGGAGACGGCCGCCAATCAGGATAGGTGAGGCGGAGTGGGCTAGTATTAGTCATTGTtctcattctcacatctcacttattatttactatttattcatcattcccattctcacatctcacttattatttgttatgtattcatcattctcatttcctatttcagaactgtccataatgttcatactgttcctattgtaatataacaacataatactatttatcccagtatccttgcactatgctccatatttaaataatttttattgaactcttcattgcactcatgcctctatattgtttctgtttagagtatgtatatattgggTATGTAgtagtgtgtttatttttgttttggttgttttgtgtgtgtaagcacagtgtgagtaacaatgctccaaagacaaattcctcgtatgtgtcctcatacctggcgaataaagctgattctgattctggttctgattctgattatgcAATTAAGTAGGACAGTTTTTAGACCTCTGACATGAATTAATAGGGAAACAAGTACCATTTGAAATGGATTGTTCTTTGAGTTAAGCTTGTACTGTTATTAGGACAGTTTGTATAACATGTCTTCAACAAATTGgtctctgtgtcatggcagcaGCACAGAGGGCCGAGAGAAGAAGGCCAGCGGCGCTGAGGACCTGCGTCTCGCCCTGCGCCGCCTGTCTCTGCGTCGACAAAACAACCTGAGTGAGAGGCGCTTCTTTGAAGATGAGAGGGAACGCAGACGAGGAGGACACGGAGGTGTACATGATGCCCTGGGCCAGGAGTGTGGCCAGATGACTCCCTCAGAAAGCATCATGTCCCTCGGGAACCTCCACCTTTGGGCCTCACGCGGGCCATACCTCCCTGACAAACTCCAGATCGTCAAACCGCTTGAAGGtgagggagaaagggagagcGAGGTGAGCTGCAAGGCGGGGAGGAAGGGGGAAGGAGACCCACACCGAGGGAAAGGGAGCAAGAGGGGCTCGGGGacggagggggagagggagagggaaagaggtTGGGGATGGGCGAGGAAGACCAAAGCTGgaatagagagggagagaggaaggaggtgGGCCAGAGACCGAGCCGGGAGCAGGAAGATGAAGGGAGccaaagagaggaaagagaggccTCTGTCACTAATGCTCTTTAACTCTTTCTGGTCTCTGATGCACCACCACAAGTCAGGCAGTTTTGCATCTCCACACAGCTattacaaagacacacagccCAGAGGATGGTTGTAGATACAGACACATGTGATTAAACAGTAGAAGAAAGAGGGGATGGTGTTTGGTTCATACCATGCATCCACATTTTTTGATTCTATGACCTCCCTCTgggataagaaaaaaaaagtgtcagatTTTGCCAGGATGTCCTTCTTTTTGGCTGGATTCCTTATGCCTTCTTTGTGTTGGACttttaacctctggtggatttctgaggactatggttacctggtcctcagatctctgcagggtaaatccagacagctagctagactatctgtccaatcagaggactatggttacctggtcctcagatctctgcagggaaatccagactgctagctagactatctgtccaatcagaggactatggtgtacctggtcctcagatctctgcagggtaaatccagacagctagctagactatctgtccaatcgaggactatggttacctggtcctcagatcttgcagggtaaatccagacagctagctagactatctgtccaatcagaggactatgggtactggtcctcaggtctctgcagggtaaatccagacagctagctagactatctgtccaatctgaggagtatggttacctggtcctcagatctctgcagggtaaatccagactgctagctagactatctgtccatcagaggactatggttacctggtcctccgatctctgcagggtaaatccagactgagctacactatctgtccaatctgaggactatggttacctggtcctcagatctctgcagggtaaatccagacagctagctagactatctgtccaatcagaggactatggttactggtcctcagtctctgcagggtaaatccagacagctagctagactatctgtccaatctgaggactatggttacctggtcctcagatctctgcagggtaaatccagactgctagctagactactgtccaatcagaggactatggttacctggtcctcagatctctgcagggtaaatccagactgctagctacactatctgtcacatctgaggactatggttacctggtcctagatctctgcagggtaaatccagacagctagctagactatctgtccaatcagagtacTATGGTTAcgggtcctcagatctctgcaagtaaatccagacagctagctagactatcgtccaatctgaggactatggttacctggtcctcagatcttgcagggtaaatccagacgatAGCTAgaaatctgtccaatctgagtatACTGTTTgcaacaacttttgaatgtacacgttccaccaaaaccagcggcaccgtggctccatccagcgcttagcaccacccaaggcAGTTACGATTGGCTtaatgaaatgccaataaaccagagcctgTTTTTCTCTTATCCCAGACCCTCTTTCAGTGGTTTAATAATGTCACAACTGGTGTTTTTACTTTGACAGCTGATGGAGAGCACCTGATGTGACATCACCGATTGGCCACAAGTGTAACACATATGTATGAACCACATACATAGAGAGTCACTGCAGCATTTTATTGTTCCCACTAGTATTTAGTGTCGATTTAAGTTTTAATGTGGCGACTGTTGAGCtgtgctgccctctgctggtaATGATTCCTccttcttttaaaaacacattactttaattttaatgttacactgtttattgatccccagtaggaaatttacaatttacactctgtttttgtgagacatacacacatgctcaggacctattcatgtaCAGAATGGAGATGTCAGAGAAAGTGGGCTGCCAATGCTTGACCAGCACCTTGAGTGGttgggtgggggtgtggtgcTTTGCTCAGGAGCCTCTCTCCAGCTTttaatccacactctgtactttggtccgagctactgccaccccatcCCGGGTCCAGGGGTCTGGAAACCCTGCCATTGCTCTGTTTACATACAGTTTatttgcagtggtggaatgtagctaagtacatttacttaagtactgtacttaagtacaaatttgaggtaatCGTACTTTAGttgagtgttttcttttcatgcacttctactccactacatttcagagagacatGTTGTACTTTTTGCTCCACCACTATCTATTAATCCTACTTAACAAATAAGGATGTCTGCACACAAAGCACATGGGTGTGTGgataaaatatgatttttttatttaaaatttaaaataaactacaatatTTAGACCTAGACCTAGCCAATTgaacacttagttgattgacagaactgttttgactagtttccagtttctaaattattattttttgcatcaagtacttttacttaagtactttAAGTACGTTTATCGGCTACATACTTTTactaagtaacattttaaatgcaggacttttacttgtaagagTATTCTTTTCGTCCTCcactgtttatttgtgtttacaCCATCTCATTTCTATGTATGTATTATAATGTCTGTATGTATTTCTTTatcatttattgtttatttacaaactcctctgttttttatgttttttgttcattCTGTCACTGCTCGCTTTCTCGGTTTCACATTCATTTGGCTGactaataaaaccttttctcattCTAATTGCTCctccatttcattttcatcacaTTCCTCTGCTCTTCATCACCTTTTAATGTCTCAGTACTTGCCATCTTTGTTTGTCATCCTGACCTTTGAGACTTATTCTGCAAcatttctcatttgtttttttcacggAAATGCTTTTTAGAAATACTTAAAACACAAGACATGAGAAAAGGAATTATCAGCATAAAAACATAGTGTTACTCTACATCAATTTGTCTCTACACCAATATCATAAAACCAAATACATTGTATTGTAGTTgatgaaggatttttttaatcttataaACCTTTTAACTGAAACCATAGGACACTACCAGCTGTTGTGAGCAACGCTAAGAagccttttaacccttgtgttgtcttcccgtcatgaaaaaaaaaaagttttggtgacgttttttttaacattcttatcgcttttttcccacatttgtcactttttcaagttttttgatatttttgatgttGACGTCTTCAgagcttatttcgacggccctttttttgtgagaaaataattaactgaagatgggtcaatttgacccgatgacaacatgagggttaaggtaaGCTACATATCAAAAGCATTAAATGGCCGACCATAATGTGATATAATGATAATCAGTCACAATTTAATTATTGAGTCATAAATAATCCCTTacatgtttatttgtgtgtgtttgaagatATTGAGTACATTGCAGTTCTCTtcacgtccccccccccccccccccccccccccccacaccaggCTCTGCCACCCTGCATCACTGGAGCAGTTAGCCCAGCCCCACCTCGGGGTGATTCTGGACGCCAGACGGGAGTCGTGCCAAGGGCTACAGACCCCTGGAACTAGAGCTGGagcaggtctgtgtgtgtgtgtgtgtgtgtgtgtgtgtgtgtgtgtgtgtgtgtgtgtgtgtgaaatgtctgAGTCTGGATCTAACATAAAGGTCATGTCGATGTAAATGCAACACTGTATGTTTACCGTATGTACATAACATGTTATTAACAGATGACTGCCTACAAAGTGTTGTCATGGAGAGGTAATTACACTAGTAATTATACAGCTTTTCATTGCACAAATAAAATTGGAATTCATAGTCCTTTTCAAGCACAGACGGAATCAAATCCCACTCTCTATTTTACTGTGCTGTTATTTTTCTTCACAGTTCAGTGGGAGAAGAGACacaatgctgaaaaaaaaaacaaatcagaaaattaatttgaatatgttttgtaTAATTCTAGTTTATTTGGATAATTAGAGGGAAGTTTTTGACTTGATACTTGCAAAGTACTATCCACCCTACTCCTGATAACTGTAGGAATACTAGTAATACTACTGCTATTGCTATTACTAAGTAATAGTAGTACTTGGTGCACATGCATGTATCGTAATGATTTGGACTCTTCTCTACAGGTCTACCCATGGGGGGGCTTTGAGGAGGATGAACCGGGGGAGCAGTACTTCCAGAATCTGCCCACCTCCTCTGCTTCTGCCTCCCCAGCCGTGCCCTCCACCTCCAGCACGGGTGAAACCAACCTTGGGCAGCCTCCACCCAGCCTCGCTCCACCTTCTCCACCCTCTCCATCCCCAACGCCACATCTCAGCAACCCTGACGTCCTGGGTGAGGACATACTGTACACGTACTGTACACTGTATATACCGCGCACTGTTTGGAAAATGCGCAGTGTCACACAGTGTTTTAAAAGCTGTCTGTGTCCGCGTGACCTGCAGCTACATACTACCCAGGGAAATGCATGGCCCACACCAGCTCCACCTACACCTTCACAACCTGTCGGATCCTCCACCCAACTGATGAGCTGACGCGGGTCACGCCAAGGTAAGCAACAGAAGTAGTCTGGTGCagcaaataaaggttttcttatcttatcttatcttatcttacctTAATCTTACCataatcttatcttatcttacctTATCGTATCTTATCTTaccttatcttatcttatcttctcTTATCGTATCTTATCGTATCTTAttgtatcttatcttatcttacctTATCTTACCTTATCTTATTTTATCGTATCTTATcgtatcttatcttatcttacctTATCTTACCTTATCTTACCTTATCGTATCTTATcgtatcttatcttatcttacctTATTTTACCTTATCTTACCTTACCTTACCTTACCGTACCTTACCTTACCTTACCTTACCGTACCTTACCTTATCTTACCTTACCTTACCTTACCTTATCTTACCTTACCTTACCTTACCTTACCTTACCTTACCTTACCTTACCTTACCGTACCGTACCGTACCTTACCTTACCTTACCTTaccttatcttatcttatcttatcttatcttatcttatcttatcttatcttttctTACCTTACCTTACCTTACCTTACCTTACCTTACCTTACCGTACC
Above is a window of Etheostoma spectabile isolate EspeVRDwgs_2016 chromosome 14, UIUC_Espe_1.0, whole genome shotgun sequence DNA encoding:
- the trak1b gene encoding LOW QUALITY PROTEIN: trafficking kinesin-binding protein 1 (The sequence of the model RefSeq protein was modified relative to this genomic sequence to represent the inferred CDS: inserted 3 bases in 2 codons) codes for the protein MTKTYNDIDAVTRLLEEKERDMELAARIGQSLLKKNRTLTEQNDYLEEQVAQITEEVAQLHHELNLKDELLQFYTNAAEESEDESSTSPTGKKSKVDSALGGFLSDTLQRKLKDLEEENLSLRSEAHHLKSETETYEEKEQQLVNDCVKELRLSSLQISTIAEELARKTEDASRQQEEITHLLSQIVDLQKKAKSYAVENEELSQHLVAAKDAQRQLTAELQELDGKYLECIEMLHEAQEELKNLRNRNFPAGTPRRCHPLGLYPMDSLAAEIEGTMRKELSQEDPECEEQKIHRKRVFETVKNVNQTVRQRSLTPTNANIPGSNQSLSARTSPQSSGLTTPHSSMYGGDISGDSVALDNRTQSMLMETAANQDSTEGREKKASGAEDLRLALRRLSLRRQNNLSERRFFEDERERRRGGHGGVHDALGQECGQMTPSESIMSLGNLHLWASRGPYLPDKLQIVKPLEGSATLHHWXQLAQPHLGVILDARXGSRAKGYRPLELELEQVYPWGGFEEDEPGEQYFQNLPTSSASASPAVPSTSSTGETNLGQPPPSLAPPSPPSPSPTPHLSNPDVLATYYPGKCMAHTSSTYTFTTCRILHPTDELTRVTPSLNPVPASSSCVMTSTLLGTPAATPCTPRRLGLRPSESSTNLRDATRTTSTSLGLVRLLQERGISAAMYHQSQGLEYSQANGGVLFSTSIAPNRAPNPDPLRPSTPPNSPTGQGVSAGPVPVGFDFKSPSYDNFLASKPARSILKEVTGRMRGRQRGKDCESQTDVSVTVHNLNLLDKVKQLGVAGAQGGRAMSPSPMLGPLGGLRRSGSPFGPDGMRRNRSYPAMVGASMAMKAPGPQE